The following are encoded together in the ANME-2 cluster archaeon genome:
- a CDS encoding ABC transporter ATP-binding protein, translating into MLEVARLTKYFSSGLIRKRYLRAVDDVSFKIEKGRTLGLVGESGCGKTTIGRLILRLIKPTDGKVLFDGIDLFALKKRELRKIRPRIQMIFQDPDSSLNPRMKIGTSIAEPLKLHGIIPKNKREQNISKLIETVGLNPEHVNRYPYQLSGGQNQRVVLARILAMNPDLIIADEPTSSLDVSVQAQILNLMKDIQKEFDHTYLFISHDLDVVRIMADQIAVMYLGRIVEIGETSDIFNGVKHPYTHALLSAATMEPAAEQRKQVILKGETPGPIDIPTGCRFHTRCPRGEEICMIKEPELVEVGRGHYVACHFV; encoded by the coding sequence ATGCTTGAGGTTGCCAGATTGACAAAATATTTTTCATCCGGGCTTATACGAAAACGATATCTCAGAGCGGTTGATGATGTATCGTTCAAAATCGAGAAGGGCAGGACGCTCGGACTTGTCGGGGAGAGCGGATGTGGGAAGACGACGATAGGCAGATTGATCCTGCGATTGATCAAACCAACTGATGGGAAAGTGTTATTCGATGGTATCGACCTATTTGCGTTAAAAAAGAGAGAACTCCGGAAGATCAGACCAAGAATACAGATGATCTTTCAGGATCCCGATTCCTCGCTCAATCCAAGGATGAAGATCGGAACGAGCATCGCAGAGCCTTTGAAATTGCATGGCATAATTCCAAAGAATAAAAGAGAGCAAAATATTTCAAAACTGATCGAAACCGTGGGACTTAATCCGGAACATGTCAATCGGTATCCGTATCAACTGAGCGGCGGTCAGAACCAGCGTGTTGTGCTTGCAAGGATTCTTGCGATGAATCCTGACCTCATTATCGCTGATGAGCCTACATCCTCGCTGGATGTCTCGGTTCAGGCGCAGATCCTGAATCTGATGAAGGATATACAGAAGGAGTTCGATCACACGTATCTTTTTATCTCCCATGATCTCGATGTTGTGCGGATCATGGCTGATCAAATAGCAGTGATGTATCTTGGGAGGATAGTCGAAATTGGGGAGACCAGTGATATATTCAATGGTGTAAAGCACCCGTATACGCATGCGCTACTGTCTGCCGCCACAATGGAGCCGGCGGCGGAACAAAGAAAACAGGTAATTCTCAAAGGCGAGACTCCAGGTCCGATCGATATACCTACAGGGTGCAGATTTCATACGCGATGTCCGCGAGGGGAAGAAATATGTATGATCAAGGAGCCGGAACTGGTTGAAGTTGGGAGAGGTCATTATGTGGCATGTCATTTTGTTTGA